The Acetomicrobium flavidum genome window below encodes:
- the pduB gene encoding propanediol utilization microcompartment protein PduB yields the protein MEQEMMKKVMDEVMKRIGGGSVVAPEKASQQQSDEEKVASVCAQNIVGVTEYVGISEGDTIGLVVANVEPMLHEKLGIDKKFRSVGIFSGRTGAGPQIMAADEAVKATNTEIVVIELPRDTKGGAGHGSLIIFGAEDVSDARRAIEVALKDLRRTFGDVYANDAGHLEFQYTARASYACNKAFNAPVGRAFGLIVGAPAGIGFVMSDTALKAAEVELIDYLSPTKGLSLTNEVVITFTGDSGAVRQALIAARSIGKKLLGAMGAEPKSATTPYI from the coding sequence ATGGAACAAGAGATGATGAAAAAAGTAATGGATGAGGTGATGAAGCGTATCGGTGGCGGCAGCGTGGTAGCCCCCGAGAAGGCTTCCCAGCAGCAAAGCGATGAGGAAAAGGTTGCCAGTGTGTGCGCACAAAACATTGTAGGCGTCACCGAATACGTCGGCATCTCCGAGGGCGATACCATCGGCCTGGTCGTGGCCAACGTTGAGCCTATGCTTCACGAAAAGCTGGGCATAGACAAAAAATTCAGATCCGTTGGGATCTTTTCCGGCAGGACGGGGGCCGGGCCGCAGATAATGGCCGCAGATGAGGCCGTTAAGGCGACGAACACGGAGATAGTTGTCATCGAGCTTCCCAGGGATACTAAGGGCGGTGCCGGACACGGATCATTGATAATCTTTGGAGCGGAAGACGTATCCGATGCCAGAAGGGCAATAGAAGTGGCTTTAAAGGATTTGCGTCGTACCTTTGGCGATGTTTATGCCAACGATGCCGGTCATTTGGAGTTTCAGTATACGGCTCGAGCAAGCTACGCATGCAACAAGGCATTCAATGCCCCCGTTGGCAGGGCATTTGGCCTCATCGTAGGAGCTCCTGCGGGGATCGGCTTTGTCATGAGCGATACCGCACTGAAAGCTGCTGAAGTAGAGCTGATAGATTACCTGTCTCCCACAAAGGGCCTATCTTTGACGAACGAAGTGGTCATAACCTTTACAGGGGATTCCGGCGCAGTGCGTCAGGCATTAATTGCCGCCAGAAGCATAGGCAAAAAGCTCCTGGGTGCCATGGGTGCTGAGCCCAAATCGGCTACGACTCCCTACATTTAA
- a CDS encoding diol dehydratase small subunit yields the protein MAEKLNEEMIAELVKQVLKEMAKPQGEKKAEATYRGQAQEGRLTVEDYPLGSKRPEIIKSPRGNAFNDLTLDAVMEGKATFEDFRIDPDALLMQAQIAEAAGRKQMAFNLKRAAELTKVPDERILEIYNAMRPHRSTKEELLAIGDELENKYGAKSCATFVREAVAVYERRKLLRGDVPE from the coding sequence TTGGCTGAAAAGCTTAACGAGGAAATGATAGCCGAATTGGTGAAGCAAGTCTTGAAGGAAATGGCAAAACCGCAGGGCGAGAAAAAGGCTGAAGCAACCTATAGAGGACAAGCTCAAGAGGGCCGTCTTACCGTTGAAGATTATCCCTTAGGTTCGAAAAGGCCCGAGATTATAAAAAGCCCGAGGGGTAATGCCTTTAACGATCTTACCCTGGATGCCGTCATGGAAGGAAAGGCGACCTTCGAAGACTTTCGTATTGATCCGGATGCCTTGTTGATGCAGGCTCAGATAGCCGAAGCCGCAGGTAGAAAGCAAATGGCTTTTAATTTAAAGAGAGCAGCTGAATTAACTAAAGTTCCGGACGAAAGGATCTTGGAGATATACAATGCCATGAGGCCCCATCGCTCGACCAAGGAAGAGCTTCTGGCCATCGGCGATGAGCTTGAGAACAAATATGGAGCAAAGAGCTGTGCCACCTTTGTCAGAGAAGCTGTGGCCGTATATGAACGTCGAAAACTCCTGAGAGGCGATGTTCCCGAATAG
- a CDS encoding Glu/Leu/Phe/Val family dehydrogenase: MEIFKYMQKYDYEQVVLCHDAASGLRAIIAIHDTTLGPALGGCRMWTYASEDEAIEDALRLARGMTYKNAAAGLNLGGAKTVVIGDPKKDKSEALFRALGRYIESLGGRYITAEDVGTNVQDMEYIRMETKYVAGLGEGSGDPSPFTALGVFQGIRAACKEVFGTDDVAGKKVAIQGIGNVGFNLAKYLKEAGAELIVTDIFEENVKRAVNELGAKAVKPDEIIGVECDVFAPCALGAIINDDTINKLKCKIVAGSANNQLKEERHGDMLQQKGILYVPDYIINAGGVINVAAELEPGGYVKEKATRKVEALYNAVLEVIEIAKKENIPTYKAADRLAENRINLLAKVRNNYIK, encoded by the coding sequence GTGGAAATATTTAAGTATATGCAGAAGTACGATTACGAACAAGTGGTCTTGTGTCACGATGCGGCTTCTGGATTGCGTGCTATCATTGCAATTCATGATACGACCTTAGGACCGGCATTGGGCGGTTGCCGCATGTGGACGTACGCATCCGAGGATGAGGCCATTGAAGACGCATTAAGATTAGCCAGAGGAATGACATATAAGAACGCTGCAGCTGGACTCAATCTCGGAGGAGCAAAGACCGTTGTTATTGGGGACCCTAAAAAAGATAAATCTGAAGCGCTCTTTAGGGCGTTAGGCAGATATATTGAATCTCTGGGCGGCAGATACATAACGGCGGAAGATGTGGGCACCAATGTGCAGGATATGGAATATATTAGGATGGAGACCAAATATGTTGCCGGTTTGGGAGAAGGCAGCGGAGATCCGTCGCCCTTCACAGCCCTTGGCGTATTTCAGGGAATTAGGGCTGCCTGCAAAGAGGTATTTGGAACTGATGATGTCGCCGGAAAGAAAGTTGCCATTCAGGGCATTGGAAATGTGGGCTTTAATTTGGCAAAGTACCTGAAAGAGGCCGGTGCTGAACTTATCGTGACAGATATTTTCGAAGAAAACGTAAAGAGGGCAGTGAATGAACTTGGCGCAAAGGCAGTAAAGCCGGATGAGATCATTGGAGTGGAGTGTGACGTATTTGCTCCCTGCGCTCTTGGGGCTATCATCAACGATGACACCATAAATAAGCTGAAATGCAAGATAGTTGCCGGTTCCGCAAATAACCAGCTCAAAGAGGAAAGACATGGCGACATGCTGCAGCAAAAGGGAATTCTCTACGTACCGGATTATATCATCAACGCAGGTGGGGTCATCAACGTGGCTGCCGAACTTGAGCCGGGCGGTTATGTTAAGGAGAAGGCCACAAGGAAAGTGGAAGCCCTTTATAACGCCGTCCTAGAGGTAATAGAGATAGCCAAGAAGGAAAACATACCCACCTACAAAGCGGCCGACAGATTGGCCGAAAATAGGATTAATTTGCTGGCGAAGGTTAGGAATAACTACATAAAGTAA
- a CDS encoding phosphoenolpyruvate hydrolase family protein has translation MGYDLEVETIALAHEMDMLTCPYVFDTKQAMAMTRAGADIIVAHMGLTTKGSIGAKTALTLEEAAKRVQEIHDAAKSVNPDVMVICHGGPIAEPEDVEYIFAHTKGIVGFFGASSMERIPVERAIKEQVERFKYLRVNM, from the coding sequence ATGGGCTACGACCTGGAGGTGGAGACCATTGCCTTGGCCCATGAGATGGATATGCTGACCTGTCCTTACGTATTCGATACAAAACAGGCCATGGCCATGACCCGGGCAGGCGCTGATATCATAGTTGCCCATATGGGGTTGACCACGAAAGGTAGCATCGGGGCCAAGACTGCCTTGACCCTGGAAGAAGCGGCAAAGCGCGTGCAGGAGATACATGATGCAGCAAAGTCCGTCAATCCTGACGTCATGGTGATATGCCATGGAGGTCCCATAGCCGAACCGGAGGATGTGGAATATATCTTTGCGCATACCAAGGGCATCGTGGGATTTTTTGGCGCATCGAGCATGGAACGCATACCTGTGGAAAGGGCAATAAAGGAACAGGTGGAACGCTTCAAATACTTAAGGGTAAATATGTAA
- a CDS encoding propanediol/glycerol family dehydratase large subunit, whose product MAEKKSKRFEVLNNRPVHKDGFIAEWIDVGLIAMGSPNDPVPSIKIENGKIGEMDGKKRQDFDMIEQFIADYAIDIDMAPQAMAKSETELAMMLVDPNVPRTEVTRVFQGLTPAKISRVMDCLNIVEIMMGLSKMRSRKTPANQAHITSAKDHPVQLAADAAEGALRGFVELETTVGVNRYAPLNALSLLIGSQTGRPGVLTQCALEEAFELQIGMRGLTSYAETVSVYGTESVFIDGDDTPWSKAFLASAYASRGLKMRFTSGTGAEVQMGAAEGKSMLYLEARCVMITKGAGVQGLQNGSISCIGVPGAVPSGLRAVAAENLITVTLDMEVASGNDQTFSHSDLRRTARTIPQLFSGTDLIFSGYSGVPNYDNMFAGSNWDIEDMDDYLAIQRDFKVDGGCKPVSEEEVVAVRNKAVRALQAVYDALGFPPITDAEVEAATYANGSKDVPDRNVTEDLRAAERLLNEGINGIDIAKILAQRGFRDIAEAIVMMMRQRVSGDYLQTSAWIDRDGTVYSSVNDPNDYRGPGTGYRISDERWEEIKNIPWAIRPEDV is encoded by the coding sequence TTGGCTGAAAAGAAAAGCAAAAGATTTGAAGTGCTAAATAATAGGCCGGTCCATAAGGACGGCTTCATAGCGGAATGGATAGATGTGGGGCTTATTGCAATGGGAAGTCCTAACGATCCCGTGCCGTCCATAAAGATAGAAAACGGCAAGATAGGGGAGATGGACGGAAAGAAGCGTCAGGATTTCGATATGATAGAACAATTCATCGCGGATTATGCCATCGATATAGATATGGCCCCACAGGCCATGGCGAAAAGCGAGACAGAACTGGCAATGATGCTTGTCGATCCTAACGTTCCAAGGACAGAAGTTACGAGGGTCTTCCAGGGCTTAACTCCGGCCAAGATAAGCAGGGTTATGGATTGCCTCAACATTGTTGAGATAATGATGGGTCTTTCTAAGATGAGATCTCGTAAGACTCCAGCCAATCAGGCCCACATAACCAGCGCAAAGGATCACCCGGTCCAGCTTGCCGCAGATGCAGCGGAGGGGGCGTTAAGGGGCTTCGTGGAACTCGAGACCACCGTTGGCGTAAATCGCTATGCCCCTTTGAATGCCTTGTCTCTGCTTATAGGATCTCAAACGGGCAGACCCGGAGTGCTTACGCAGTGCGCTCTTGAGGAGGCCTTCGAGCTCCAGATCGGAATGAGAGGCCTTACCAGTTATGCGGAGACGGTCTCGGTATACGGTACCGAAAGCGTATTCATTGATGGCGACGACACGCCCTGGTCTAAGGCGTTTCTTGCTTCCGCATACGCGAGCAGGGGCTTGAAGATGCGTTTTACCAGTGGCACCGGGGCAGAAGTACAGATGGGGGCCGCAGAGGGCAAGAGCATGCTTTACCTGGAAGCCAGATGCGTCATGATCACCAAGGGCGCCGGGGTTCAGGGCCTTCAAAACGGCTCAATTTCCTGCATAGGCGTACCGGGAGCTGTTCCAAGCGGCTTGAGGGCCGTTGCGGCGGAAAACTTGATTACCGTCACGCTTGATATGGAGGTCGCTTCCGGCAATGACCAGACCTTTTCTCATTCCGATCTAAGGCGAACCGCTCGTACGATACCTCAACTCTTTTCAGGCACAGACCTGATCTTTTCCGGCTATTCCGGCGTTCCGAATTACGACAACATGTTTGCTGGATCCAACTGGGATATTGAGGATATGGACGACTATCTGGCGATTCAGCGCGACTTCAAGGTTGATGGCGGTTGCAAGCCCGTCTCCGAAGAGGAGGTAGTCGCTGTCCGCAACAAAGCCGTAAGAGCCCTTCAGGCCGTTTATGACGCTTTAGGGTTCCCGCCCATAACTGACGCCGAGGTGGAAGCTGCGACCTATGCTAACGGAAGCAAGGATGTGCCCGACAGAAACGTAACTGAGGATTTAAGGGCCGCAGAGAGACTCTTGAACGAAGGCATAAACGGCATTGATATAGCCAAGATCCTTGCGCAGAGAGGTTTTAGGGACATAGCCGAAGCGATAGTCATGATGATGCGCCAAAGGGTTTCCGGCGATTATCTGCAGACTTCGGCCTGGATAGATCGTGACGGTACTGTTTATAGCTCCGTCAATGATCCCAACGATTACCGAGGTCCAGGGACCGGTTATAGGATCTCCGACGAACGTTGGGAGGAGATAAAGAACATTCCTTGGGCAATTAGGCCCGAGGATGTGTAA
- a CDS encoding sensor histidine kinase, with protein MASYGSYEWWSEVIELDRLKDLVDRFAAAMHVGAVIATTDGTALTIPSNFCAFCRRLRSHPEGRCGCERSDAWGGEHALDVGGPLVYRCHCGLIDMASPLIIEGRLVGTLLCGQVLLRPYTEEEVRKEIVPLWPCDATEVDDWVQDFLALPVVDETTVLNAMNLLNVMASHVVELCERHLIESKLLHRTMELVKAQRDKETLERNLKMAQLKALQNQLNPHFMFNTLNIMSRMAMFEGAPQTQELTIQFADYLRYILRRQSRDELVPLSSELECLKQYLSIQKVRFSDRFSYVLDVEPEALSCKIPFLILQPIVENAVVHGIEPSLRPGVVLLRGKICEGKLEISVEDNGVGCLPEKIKEGLGISHVKERLKLHYGDDASFNIWSKPDVGTKVNICIPCKED; from the coding sequence ATGGCTTCCTATGGATCTTACGAGTGGTGGTCTGAGGTAATTGAGCTGGACAGGCTTAAGGACCTTGTAGACAGATTTGCTGCAGCCATGCACGTTGGTGCCGTGATAGCAACCACCGACGGAACTGCGCTGACGATACCTAGCAATTTTTGTGCCTTCTGTCGCAGGCTTCGTTCCCATCCCGAAGGCAGGTGTGGTTGCGAAAGAAGCGATGCCTGGGGAGGAGAGCATGCCCTGGATGTTGGCGGTCCACTGGTTTACAGGTGCCACTGCGGATTGATCGATATGGCGAGCCCCTTGATAATTGAGGGAAGGTTAGTGGGCACCTTGCTTTGTGGACAGGTATTGCTCAGGCCTTATACCGAAGAGGAAGTCCGAAAGGAAATCGTTCCATTGTGGCCCTGTGACGCCACCGAAGTCGATGATTGGGTTCAAGACTTTTTGGCTTTGCCCGTGGTCGACGAGACGACCGTGCTCAATGCCATGAATCTGCTTAATGTGATGGCATCGCACGTAGTTGAGCTCTGCGAACGTCACCTCATAGAGAGCAAATTATTGCATAGGACCATGGAGCTGGTCAAAGCGCAGCGAGATAAGGAAACGCTTGAAAGGAACCTAAAGATGGCTCAGCTAAAGGCTTTGCAGAATCAACTTAATCCGCATTTTATGTTCAACACTTTAAACATAATGTCGCGCATGGCCATGTTCGAGGGCGCACCCCAGACGCAAGAACTCACGATTCAATTTGCCGACTATCTTAGATACATACTCAGGAGACAATCGCGTGACGAATTAGTCCCTTTAAGCAGCGAATTGGAATGCCTGAAACAATATCTGTCCATACAGAAGGTGAGGTTCAGCGACAGATTTTCCTACGTTTTGGATGTTGAGCCTGAGGCCCTATCGTGTAAGATACCTTTTTTGATCCTTCAGCCAATAGTGGAAAATGCCGTGGTCCACGGCATAGAACCGTCATTGCGCCCAGGAGTCGTACTTTTAAGAGGAAAGATATGTGAAGGAAAATTGGAAATCAGCGTGGAAGATAACGGGGTGGGTTGTTTGCCTGAAAAGATCAAAGAAGGCCTGGGCATATCCCATGTAAAGGAAAGGCTTAAACTGCATTACGGCGATGATGCTTCGTTTAACATTTGGAGCAAACCCGACGTAGGAACAAAGGTCAACATATGCATTCCCTGTAAGGAGGATTAA
- a CDS encoding L-fuculose-phosphate aldolase — protein MLLEEKRQVIVEYGKKLIAAGLTRGTGGNISVLDEKSKLMAISPSGMDYFETKPEDVVVMDLNGKIVDGFRKPSSEWRMHLIFYQKREDVGAVVHTHSMFATTLATLHWEVPPASYLIAYAGKKVPCAPYATFGTQEIADAAYNAMGEEYNAVLLANHGLIAVGPDMPSAFGIAEIIEMVCEIYYRAKCVGEPVILPDEEMELMLEKFKTYGQK, from the coding sequence TTGCTTTTAGAAGAGAAAAGGCAAGTTATTGTTGAATATGGCAAGAAACTTATAGCGGCGGGGCTTACCAGGGGCACGGGAGGTAATATCAGTGTTTTAGATGAAAAAAGTAAGTTGATGGCAATTTCTCCCAGCGGCATGGATTATTTTGAGACCAAACCTGAAGACGTTGTGGTCATGGATTTAAACGGAAAAATTGTGGATGGGTTTAGAAAGCCGTCAAGTGAATGGAGAATGCATTTAATTTTTTATCAAAAAAGGGAAGATGTCGGTGCCGTTGTCCATACGCATTCCATGTTTGCTACAACTCTTGCTACCCTGCATTGGGAGGTTCCCCCTGCAAGCTACCTGATCGCCTATGCCGGAAAGAAAGTCCCCTGCGCCCCCTACGCCACCTTTGGCACACAAGAGATAGCAGACGCCGCATATAATGCTATGGGCGAAGAATACAATGCTGTTCTTTTGGCTAATCATGGCCTTATCGCGGTTGGGCCGGATATGCCCTCTGCCTTTGGAATAGCAGAAATAATAGAGATGGTATGTGAAATCTACTATAGGGCCAAATGCGTTGGAGAACCTGTAATTCTGCCCGACGAAGAGATGGAATTGATGCTTGAGAAGTTTAAGACCTATGGGCAAAAGTGA
- a CDS encoding BMC domain-containing protein, giving the protein MTGEALGMIETKGLVGAIEAADAMVKAANVRLIGYEKIGSGLVTVMVRGDVGAVKAAVDAGAASAKRVGEIVSVHVIPRPHSDTEKLLPKLE; this is encoded by the coding sequence GTGACTGGTGAAGCGTTAGGGATGATCGAAACAAAAGGCTTAGTTGGAGCGATAGAAGCGGCGGATGCGATGGTGAAAGCGGCAAATGTTCGGCTTATAGGTTACGAGAAAATAGGCTCGGGACTAGTGACCGTGATGGTTCGCGGTGATGTTGGAGCCGTTAAGGCTGCCGTTGATGCAGGCGCCGCATCGGCAAAGCGAGTGGGCGAAATAGTCTCCGTACACGTGATCCCCAGGCCCCACAGCGACACAGAGAAGCTGCTTCCTAAGCTGGAATAG
- a CDS encoding helix-turn-helix domain-containing protein: MPKKVLVVEDEPLERRALVEMLKSYPLLLEIDEAANTIDFEEKVRLWKPDVVLLDIKIPGGNTLTSLGVLRNEGFQGKVVIVTAYDFFEYAQQAVGLNVTAFLVKPVKDDVLYDALNKAIEEIQETDKISQQLIRLKKFILENKSFVASMIIQGLVRGEEITEGLKAVAKEVGFLPIQGMHVFGVIALSGFDAEEKQWSQLMLLGELQRILGDSVFLVPWVRYITLLFFNGPMENPESVASKIFDVALQNDMHCNVVYMGKVTGLNEIDEVLPSLEEILEESILEGFGKLIYGQPQAKVDSKSTSDSHADFDQAFSAILEGMRGGQLQLVNDGAGKLFALLSQSDVAVNVEIVRLLFAGYIGQICKLLLDLKCDEETLKAWARRQVRDMMIPIRSVVDLKNMFFISLEEAWRVRQSVRDPDLALIQKALAFIEDNLQEANLSKVAEHVYVSPSYLSRMFGKVLNKRFIDVIKEKRIERAKKLLAMGCSVTETATSVGYDNITYFSTLFKEMAGCPPSEYKRSLHSSDSVGAI, encoded by the coding sequence GTGCCCAAAAAGGTGCTTGTCGTCGAAGATGAACCTTTGGAAAGGCGAGCCTTAGTGGAGATGCTTAAGTCCTATCCTCTGCTTTTGGAGATAGACGAGGCTGCCAATACGATCGATTTTGAGGAAAAGGTGCGCCTATGGAAGCCGGACGTCGTCTTATTGGATATAAAGATTCCCGGCGGAAATACCCTGACATCGTTGGGGGTGTTGAGAAATGAAGGATTTCAGGGAAAGGTCGTAATAGTGACTGCCTATGATTTCTTCGAGTACGCTCAACAGGCCGTAGGGCTCAACGTAACTGCCTTTTTGGTTAAACCCGTCAAAGATGATGTCCTTTATGACGCCTTAAACAAGGCCATAGAGGAAATACAGGAAACGGACAAAATTTCTCAGCAACTCATTAGGTTGAAGAAATTTATTTTAGAAAACAAGAGCTTTGTTGCCTCGATGATAATTCAGGGATTGGTCCGCGGAGAGGAGATCACGGAGGGGCTTAAAGCCGTAGCAAAGGAAGTGGGCTTCCTTCCAATTCAGGGCATGCATGTCTTTGGCGTGATAGCTTTAAGCGGATTTGATGCTGAAGAAAAACAGTGGTCACAGCTAATGCTTTTAGGGGAACTTCAAAGGATCTTGGGGGATTCGGTTTTTCTGGTTCCATGGGTGCGCTATATCACTCTTTTGTTTTTCAATGGTCCGATGGAAAATCCAGAATCCGTGGCGTCAAAGATCTTCGATGTTGCCTTACAAAATGATATGCATTGCAATGTAGTATACATGGGCAAGGTGACAGGTTTAAACGAAATTGATGAGGTCCTCCCGTCGTTAGAAGAGATCCTCGAAGAAAGCATCCTCGAGGGCTTTGGCAAGCTCATATACGGACAGCCTCAGGCTAAGGTTGACAGTAAGTCGACGAGCGATAGCCATGCCGATTTTGACCAGGCTTTTTCAGCTATTTTGGAGGGGATGCGTGGTGGGCAATTGCAGCTTGTAAACGATGGCGCCGGCAAGCTCTTTGCGCTCTTATCTCAATCCGATGTCGCGGTCAATGTTGAGATCGTAAGGTTATTGTTCGCTGGATACATCGGGCAAATATGTAAATTGCTTTTAGACCTCAAATGCGACGAGGAAACCCTTAAGGCTTGGGCTAGAAGACAGGTCAGGGACATGATGATACCCATAAGGTCCGTTGTCGACCTTAAAAACATGTTCTTCATTTCCCTTGAGGAGGCATGGAGGGTTAGGCAAAGCGTAAGAGATCCCGATCTTGCTTTAATACAAAAAGCCCTGGCCTTCATAGAGGACAACCTGCAAGAGGCCAATTTATCGAAAGTAGCGGAACACGTCTACGTAAGCCCCAGTTATTTAAGTCGCATGTTTGGTAAGGTTTTGAATAAAAGATTTATCGACGTAATTAAAGAAAAGCGAATAGAGCGCGCAAAGAAGCTCTTGGCAATGGGATGCAGCGTTACGGAGACGGCGACATCTGTAGGATACGACAACATAACTTATTTCAGCACCCTTTTTAAGGAAATGGCAGGATGTCCCCCCAGCGAATATAAGAGGTCGTTGCATTCGAGCGATAGCGTTGGTGCAATATAG
- a CDS encoding BMC domain-containing protein, which translates to MDGSDRLRVIQEYVPGKQVTLAHIIRNPKGELCNKVGIDRAGAIGIMTITPGEGAIIAADMASKSSSVNIEFVDRFTGCVMLTGEVASVENALRTAVNSLKEVLGFFPTDVTFT; encoded by the coding sequence GTGGACGGAAGCGATCGTTTAAGGGTGATACAGGAATACGTTCCCGGCAAACAGGTGACCCTTGCTCACATAATAAGAAATCCCAAAGGAGAGCTGTGCAATAAGGTTGGCATCGATAGAGCCGGAGCAATAGGGATCATGACAATTACTCCGGGTGAGGGCGCGATTATCGCAGCCGACATGGCAAGCAAGTCCTCCAGCGTAAACATAGAGTTCGTCGACAGGTTTACCGGTTGCGTAATGCTCACAGGCGAAGTTGCCTCCGTGGAAAATGCCCTTCGTACAGCCGTCAATTCCTTGAAAGAGGTCCTGGGGTTTTTCCCGACGGACGTTACCTTTACGTGA
- a CDS encoding EutP/PduV family microcompartment system protein encodes MRIMVIGPSGSGKTTLLKTLGLTNDESSVRKTSFIQFFGKAIDTPGEFFDLPRFYHALITYSSRSAMILLLVDPTNLKQFPSRFVKALRSTVIGVINKIDLSSEEQINRAKRILQETGVKEVVCVSALTGEGIMELRHKIASLAGGV; translated from the coding sequence ATGCGCATCATGGTCATAGGCCCATCTGGATCCGGTAAGACGACGTTGCTGAAAACGTTAGGGTTAACCAATGATGAGAGCTCCGTTCGTAAGACCTCTTTCATTCAGTTCTTTGGGAAAGCCATCGATACCCCGGGGGAATTTTTCGATCTGCCCCGCTTTTATCATGCGTTAATAACTTATTCTTCCAGGTCTGCAATGATCCTTCTTTTGGTTGACCCCACAAATTTAAAGCAGTTTCCCTCTCGTTTCGTGAAGGCCCTCAGATCCACAGTTATAGGGGTGATCAACAAGATAGATTTATCGAGCGAAGAGCAGATAAATAGGGCGAAAAGAATACTGCAGGAAACAGGGGTTAAGGAGGTGGTCTGTGTCTCGGCACTGACAGGAGAGGGGATAATGGAACTAAGGCACAAAATCGCAAGCTTAGCAGGAGGTGTGTAG
- a CDS encoding propanediol/glycerol family dehydratase medium subunit, protein MQVNEELVKKVIEEVLQEVLGEQAKSSSPTATQIQRGGKMTLVEVGVAKKGTDPKEVVVGVPPAFGTVFTETIVGVPHSEVLRQVFAGIEEEGLKPRLVRVYHTADVGFIAHQAAKLSGSGVGIGILSRGTTVIHQRDLNPLNNLELFPQSPLLDPEVFRAIGRNAAKYAKGERPTPVPTRNDPMARPRYQGIAALLHNKEARYLDRSKPPMELEVRFE, encoded by the coding sequence ATGCAGGTCAACGAAGAATTAGTCAAAAAGGTGATAGAAGAGGTTCTGCAAGAAGTCCTAGGAGAGCAGGCTAAATCGTCTTCCCCGACGGCCACGCAGATCCAAAGGGGAGGAAAGATGACCCTGGTGGAGGTGGGGGTTGCTAAAAAAGGCACCGATCCTAAGGAAGTCGTCGTTGGCGTACCCCCTGCCTTTGGGACCGTCTTTACGGAAACTATAGTCGGTGTACCCCACAGTGAAGTGTTGCGTCAGGTATTTGCCGGGATCGAAGAGGAAGGCTTAAAGCCCAGGCTTGTTCGCGTATATCATACTGCAGACGTTGGGTTCATAGCGCATCAAGCGGCCAAACTGTCCGGTTCGGGCGTTGGTATTGGCATACTGTCTAGGGGTACAACTGTTATCCATCAACGTGACTTGAATCCTCTGAACAATTTGGAGCTCTTCCCTCAATCCCCCCTTCTTGATCCGGAGGTCTTTAGGGCAATTGGACGTAATGCTGCCAAATACGCCAAGGGAGAGCGCCCCACTCCGGTTCCGACTAGAAATGATCCCATGGCCAGACCTCGATATCAAGGGATTGCAGCGCTTCTTCACAATAAAGAAGCGCGCTATTTGGATCGCTCCAAGCCACCGATGGAGCTAGAAGTCCGTTTTGAATAA